One Neosynechococcus sphagnicola sy1 DNA window includes the following coding sequences:
- a CDS encoding cyclase produces MSVLALPKTAAIAVEVGWKVTHGVSLLQGEILVKTRSHRTAGGQVIAQLYLPMARSHLWQQLTDYPRWVSYFPDMVCSQIRPAPVELDPRIQHLYQVARKQFLCFAVQVEIYLTVREQTDQAGEQQIWFTMEQGDFLDFAAQLTLQDWQGGTLLTYRVQATPTIPVPTLLLQQAMQFELPANLRVMRQVLCGRSLNFR; encoded by the coding sequence ATGAGCGTGTTAGCTTTGCCTAAAACGGCTGCCATCGCAGTCGAGGTGGGCTGGAAGGTAACCCATGGGGTATCGCTGCTCCAGGGAGAAATTTTAGTTAAAACAAGATCCCATCGCACTGCGGGGGGGCAGGTGATCGCCCAACTGTATCTGCCAATGGCGCGATCGCACCTCTGGCAGCAGTTAACTGACTATCCTCGCTGGGTAAGCTATTTCCCAGATATGGTGTGCAGTCAGATTCGACCCGCCCCGGTTGAGTTGGATCCTAGGATTCAACATCTCTACCAGGTGGCGCGAAAACAGTTTTTGTGCTTTGCGGTGCAAGTGGAAATCTACTTAACAGTGCGTGAGCAGACGGATCAAGCGGGTGAGCAACAGATCTGGTTCACGATGGAACAGGGAGATTTCCTAGACTTTGCTGCCCAGTTGACCCTCCAGGATTGGCAGGGTGGGACCCTACTTACCTATCGGGTGCAGGCGACTCCCACGATTCCTGTGCCAACCCTATTGCTCCAACAGGCGATGCAATTTGAGTTGCCTGCCAATCTCAGGGTGATGCGCCAAGTGTTGTGTGGGCGATCGCTGAATTTTCGCTAA